From Glycine max cultivar Williams 82 chromosome 11, Glycine_max_v4.0, whole genome shotgun sequence, the proteins below share one genomic window:
- the LOC100791807 gene encoding DNA topoisomerase 3-beta isoform X1, with the protein MAPPIPKVLMVAEKPSIALSIASVLSHAQMFTRRGSTEVHEFDGKFLGSPAHFRVTSVIGHVFSVDFPGKYQDWAATDPLDLFQAQVIKNESNPKAHICRHLSQEARGCRYLVLWLDCDREGENICFEVIKSTGFHINDTYRARFSSVTEKDVVKALDNLVRPNRDEALAVDARQEIDLKVGVAFTRFQTSYFQGKYGNLDSRVISYGPCQTPTLGFCVQRYLQINTFKPEKFWSLHPYIIQNGYEIQLEWQRGKLFDINVAMMFQKLVSEDGLLEVTEISEKQETKSRPVGLNTVNLLKVASSALGFGPQMAMQLAERLYTQGFISYPRTESTAYPPSFDFRGVLSAQTNNPTWGNYVQGLLTNGYQKPRLGTDVGDHPPITPMRSAAEDMLGNDAWKLYQYICQHFIGTVSPDCKYIRRKVEFSIGGESFHCTGQHVVTKGFTAIMPWLAINDKNIPSFIKGQKIEVSKLELYEGSTSPPDFLTESELISLMEKNGIGTDASIPVHINNICERNYVQVQAGRKLVPTTLGITLVRGYQTIDPDLCLPDIRSFIEQQITLIAKGQVDHRHVVQHVIQQFTQKFSYFVKKIEDMDALFEAQFSTLTDSGRILSKCGKCLRYMKFISTQPSRLYCGTCEEVYYLPQKGTIKLYKELSCPLDNFELLICSMPGPDGKSFPLCPYCYINPPFEGIETLINTAKTGTSGKIGKGAGMPCNLCPHPTCPNSLVSQGVCACPECSGTLVLDPVSAPRWKLCCNMCNCLVFLAQGAHRISTTKDRCPECDSSIIEVDFNKKTTPLEDGATLHHGCILCDELLHSLVEMKHGRSFRHMSSRGRGRGARKGGRGRGRGGGKMMDPKMSFRDF; encoded by the exons atggcgCCTCCCATTCCCAAAGTTCTCATG GTCGCAGAGAAGCCCAGCATCGCTCTCTCTATTGCTTCTGTTCTCTCTCACGCTCAG ATGTTTACGAGAAGGGGAAGCACTGAAGTTCATGAATTTGATGGCAAGTTTCTTGGATCGCCTGCACATTTTAGAGTAACATCAGTTATTGGGCATGTATTCAG TGTAGATTTTCCTGGTAAATATCAAGATTGGGCAGCCACAGATCCGTTAGATCTTTTTCAAGCTCAGGTTATAAAGAATGAATCAAACCCAAAG GCACATATATGTAGACATTTAAGTCAAGAAGCTCGTGGATGTCGTTATTTGGTATTGTGGTTAGATTGTGATCGTGAAGGagaaaatatatgttttgaGG TTATAAAGTCTACTGGTTTCCATATAAATGATACTTACCGTGCACGGTTCTCTTCTGTTACTGAGAAAGATGTTGTGAAGGCTCTAGACAACCTTGTCAGACCCAACAGAGATGAGGCGCTGGCTGTAGATGCTAGGCAAGAGATAGATTTGAAAGTTGGAGTTGCCTTTACTCGATTTCAAACGAGTTATTTCCAGGGAAAATATGGGAACCTAGATTCCAGAGTCATCTC CTATGGACCGTGTCAAACTCCTACCTTAGGATTTTGTGTGCAGCGGTATTTACAAATAAACACTTTCAAGCCGGAAAAGTTTTGGAGTTTGCACCCTTACATAATTCAAAATGGCTATGAGATTCAGCTAGAATGGCAACGTGGCAAATTGTTTGACATAAAT GTTGCTATGATGTTTCAAAAGCTGGTTTCTGAAGATGGACTTTTGGAAGTTACAGAAATATCAGAAAAACAGGAAACCAAAAGTCGCCCTGTTGGTCTAAACACAGTGAATCTTCTGAAG GTTGCTTCAAGTGCTCTTGGATTTGGGCCTCAGATGGCTATGCAACTAGCTGAACGGTTGTATACTCAAGGTTTTATCAG CTATCCACGCACGGAAAGCACAGCATACCCTCCTTCATTTGACTTTCGTGGTGTACTCTCTGCACAAACAAATAATCCAACTTGGGGTAATTATGTACAAGGGCTACTTACCAATGGTTATCAAAAACCTCGATTGGGAACAGATGTAGGTGACCATCCTCCCATTACTCCAATGAGATCAGCAGCAGAAGATATGCTGGGCAATGATGCTTGGAAGCTGTACCAATATATCTGTCAACACTTCATAGGGACAGTGTCTCCGGACTGCAAGTATATAAG GAGAAAGGTTGAATTTTCCATTGGCGGAGAGTCCTTTCATTGTACAGGGCAGCATGTTGTCACCAAAGGATTTACTGCTATTATGCCTTGGTTGgccataaatgataaaaatatcccATCATTTATAAAAGGGCAGAAAATAGAAGTATCAAAATTGGAGCTCTATGAG GGGAGCACCAGTCCTCCAGATTTCCTTACTGAAAGTGAGCTGATATCCCTGATGGAGAAGAATGGAATAGGAACAGATGCATCGATTCCTGTTCATATTAACAACATATGTGAGCGGAATTATGTGCAG GTACAAGCAGGCAGAAAGCTTGTCCCAACCACATTAGGCATAACATTAGTAAGAGGTTATCAAACAATAGATCCAGATCTCTGCCTGCCTGATATTCGTAGCTTCATTGAGCAACAAATTACTCTTATTGCCAAGGGTCAGGTGGATCATCGTCATGTGGTGCAGCATGTAATCCAACAGTTCACGCAGAAGTTTAGTTACTTTGTCAAAAAG ATTGAAGACATGGATGCATTATTTGAAGCGCAGTTTTCTACGCTAACTGATTCAGGGCGTATTCTGAGCAAATGTGGTAAATGCTTGAGATATATGAAGTTCATTTCTACTCAGCCATCACGATTGTATTGTGGTACATGTGAGGAGGTTTACTATCTTCCTCAGAAGGGCACAATAAAG CTGTACAAAGAATTGTCTTGTCCTCTAGACAATTTTGAGCTTTTGATCTGCTCCATGCCTGGCCCAGATGGTAAATCGTTTCCACTATGCCCATACTGCTACATCAATCCCCCATTTGAAGGTATTGAAACACTCATCAACACGGCTAAAACTGGAACTTCTGGCAAGATTGGCAAGGGAGCTGGCATGCCCTGCAACCTATGCCCTCATCCCACTTGCCCAAATTCTCTGGTTTCCCAGGGTGTATGTGCTTGTCCAGAGTGCAGTGGAACACTTGTCTTAGACCCAGTAAGTGCTCCCAGATGGAAACTTTGTTGCAATATGTGCAATTGCCTAGTTTTTCTTGCACAAGGTGCTCATAGAATCTCCACAACTAAAGATCGGTGCCCTGAATGCGACTCCTCAATCATAGAAGTGGACTTCAACAAGAAAACAACTCCTCTGGAAGACGGAGCTACCTTGCACCATGGTTGCATTCTATGTGATGAGTTGCTACATTCCCTTGTGGAAATGAAGCATGGTAGAAGTTTCAGGCATATGAGTTCACGAGGAAGAGGTAGAGGAGCAAGAAAAGGTGGAAGGGGCAGAGGACGCGGGGGTGGAAAAATGATGGATCCAAAAATGAGCTTCCGAGATTTCTGA
- the LOC100791807 gene encoding DNA topoisomerase 3-beta isoform X2: protein MYSDFPGKYQDWAATDPLDLFQAQVIKNESNPKAHICRHLSQEARGCRYLVLWLDCDREGENICFEVIKSTGFHINDTYRARFSSVTEKDVVKALDNLVRPNRDEALAVDARQEIDLKVGVAFTRFQTSYFQGKYGNLDSRVISYGPCQTPTLGFCVQRYLQINTFKPEKFWSLHPYIIQNGYEIQLEWQRGKLFDINVAMMFQKLVSEDGLLEVTEISEKQETKSRPVGLNTVNLLKVASSALGFGPQMAMQLAERLYTQGFISYPRTESTAYPPSFDFRGVLSAQTNNPTWGNYVQGLLTNGYQKPRLGTDVGDHPPITPMRSAAEDMLGNDAWKLYQYICQHFIGTVSPDCKYIRRKVEFSIGGESFHCTGQHVVTKGFTAIMPWLAINDKNIPSFIKGQKIEVSKLELYEGSTSPPDFLTESELISLMEKNGIGTDASIPVHINNICERNYVQVQAGRKLVPTTLGITLVRGYQTIDPDLCLPDIRSFIEQQITLIAKGQVDHRHVVQHVIQQFTQKFSYFVKKIEDMDALFEAQFSTLTDSGRILSKCGKCLRYMKFISTQPSRLYCGTCEEVYYLPQKGTIKLYKELSCPLDNFELLICSMPGPDGKSFPLCPYCYINPPFEGIETLINTAKTGTSGKIGKGAGMPCNLCPHPTCPNSLVSQGVCACPECSGTLVLDPVSAPRWKLCCNMCNCLVFLAQGAHRISTTKDRCPECDSSIIEVDFNKKTTPLEDGATLHHGCILCDELLHSLVEMKHGRSFRHMSSRGRGRGARKGGRGRGRGGGKMMDPKMSFRDF from the exons ATGTATTCAG ATTTTCCTGGTAAATATCAAGATTGGGCAGCCACAGATCCGTTAGATCTTTTTCAAGCTCAGGTTATAAAGAATGAATCAAACCCAAAG GCACATATATGTAGACATTTAAGTCAAGAAGCTCGTGGATGTCGTTATTTGGTATTGTGGTTAGATTGTGATCGTGAAGGagaaaatatatgttttgaGG TTATAAAGTCTACTGGTTTCCATATAAATGATACTTACCGTGCACGGTTCTCTTCTGTTACTGAGAAAGATGTTGTGAAGGCTCTAGACAACCTTGTCAGACCCAACAGAGATGAGGCGCTGGCTGTAGATGCTAGGCAAGAGATAGATTTGAAAGTTGGAGTTGCCTTTACTCGATTTCAAACGAGTTATTTCCAGGGAAAATATGGGAACCTAGATTCCAGAGTCATCTC CTATGGACCGTGTCAAACTCCTACCTTAGGATTTTGTGTGCAGCGGTATTTACAAATAAACACTTTCAAGCCGGAAAAGTTTTGGAGTTTGCACCCTTACATAATTCAAAATGGCTATGAGATTCAGCTAGAATGGCAACGTGGCAAATTGTTTGACATAAAT GTTGCTATGATGTTTCAAAAGCTGGTTTCTGAAGATGGACTTTTGGAAGTTACAGAAATATCAGAAAAACAGGAAACCAAAAGTCGCCCTGTTGGTCTAAACACAGTGAATCTTCTGAAG GTTGCTTCAAGTGCTCTTGGATTTGGGCCTCAGATGGCTATGCAACTAGCTGAACGGTTGTATACTCAAGGTTTTATCAG CTATCCACGCACGGAAAGCACAGCATACCCTCCTTCATTTGACTTTCGTGGTGTACTCTCTGCACAAACAAATAATCCAACTTGGGGTAATTATGTACAAGGGCTACTTACCAATGGTTATCAAAAACCTCGATTGGGAACAGATGTAGGTGACCATCCTCCCATTACTCCAATGAGATCAGCAGCAGAAGATATGCTGGGCAATGATGCTTGGAAGCTGTACCAATATATCTGTCAACACTTCATAGGGACAGTGTCTCCGGACTGCAAGTATATAAG GAGAAAGGTTGAATTTTCCATTGGCGGAGAGTCCTTTCATTGTACAGGGCAGCATGTTGTCACCAAAGGATTTACTGCTATTATGCCTTGGTTGgccataaatgataaaaatatcccATCATTTATAAAAGGGCAGAAAATAGAAGTATCAAAATTGGAGCTCTATGAG GGGAGCACCAGTCCTCCAGATTTCCTTACTGAAAGTGAGCTGATATCCCTGATGGAGAAGAATGGAATAGGAACAGATGCATCGATTCCTGTTCATATTAACAACATATGTGAGCGGAATTATGTGCAG GTACAAGCAGGCAGAAAGCTTGTCCCAACCACATTAGGCATAACATTAGTAAGAGGTTATCAAACAATAGATCCAGATCTCTGCCTGCCTGATATTCGTAGCTTCATTGAGCAACAAATTACTCTTATTGCCAAGGGTCAGGTGGATCATCGTCATGTGGTGCAGCATGTAATCCAACAGTTCACGCAGAAGTTTAGTTACTTTGTCAAAAAG ATTGAAGACATGGATGCATTATTTGAAGCGCAGTTTTCTACGCTAACTGATTCAGGGCGTATTCTGAGCAAATGTGGTAAATGCTTGAGATATATGAAGTTCATTTCTACTCAGCCATCACGATTGTATTGTGGTACATGTGAGGAGGTTTACTATCTTCCTCAGAAGGGCACAATAAAG CTGTACAAAGAATTGTCTTGTCCTCTAGACAATTTTGAGCTTTTGATCTGCTCCATGCCTGGCCCAGATGGTAAATCGTTTCCACTATGCCCATACTGCTACATCAATCCCCCATTTGAAGGTATTGAAACACTCATCAACACGGCTAAAACTGGAACTTCTGGCAAGATTGGCAAGGGAGCTGGCATGCCCTGCAACCTATGCCCTCATCCCACTTGCCCAAATTCTCTGGTTTCCCAGGGTGTATGTGCTTGTCCAGAGTGCAGTGGAACACTTGTCTTAGACCCAGTAAGTGCTCCCAGATGGAAACTTTGTTGCAATATGTGCAATTGCCTAGTTTTTCTTGCACAAGGTGCTCATAGAATCTCCACAACTAAAGATCGGTGCCCTGAATGCGACTCCTCAATCATAGAAGTGGACTTCAACAAGAAAACAACTCCTCTGGAAGACGGAGCTACCTTGCACCATGGTTGCATTCTATGTGATGAGTTGCTACATTCCCTTGTGGAAATGAAGCATGGTAGAAGTTTCAGGCATATGAGTTCACGAGGAAGAGGTAGAGGAGCAAGAAAAGGTGGAAGGGGCAGAGGACGCGGGGGTGGAAAAATGATGGATCCAAAAATGAGCTTCCGAGATTTCTGA